DNA from Bradyrhizobium japonicum USDA 6:
GATCCGTTCGGGGCAGAGGAAAAATTGATGTCGGTAAGAATTGCTGTGGCGCTCGCCGCCACCATTGGGGCCGGGGTCTTGATGTCGACGGCGGCGCAGGCGCGGCCGGAAATGGTGGGAGCGCACCTGGCCGACTATTCGCCGGGCACCATCGTGGTCAAAACCAACGAGCGGCGGCTCTATCTCATCCTCGATAACGGCCACGCCGTGCGCTACCCGGTCGGCGTCGGCAAGTCCGGCAAGCAATGGGCCGGCACCACCCGCATCGACGGCAAATATCTCAACCCGGCCTGGTCGCCGCCTGCGGAAGTGAAGCGCGACAAGCCCAGCATCCCCGACGTCATTCCAGGCGGCTCACCGCGCAACCCGATGGGCGTTGCGGCGATGACGCTGGCCGGCGGCGAATATGCGATCCACGGCACCAATGTGCCGGGCTCGGTCGGCGGCTTCGTCTCCTATGGCTGCATCCGCATGCTCAACGACGACATCACCGACCTCTACAGCCGCGTCTCGGTCGGCACGACGGTGGTCGTGACGCGCTGACCGCGGGGATCAGGCAAGCAAGAGCCGCGTCTTTCGACGCGGCTTTTTTATTACCAGAAGCGCCAGCCGCGCGCGCACCAGCCGTCGCGATGGCCGCCGTTGTAGCTCCGCGCGTAACCGCCCGCGAGCAACGCGGCAGATACGTCCGCAGTTCGCCTTGTCGCAACGTTGGCGAGAACACGGCCGTATTTGTCGGGGCCGAGATTGGTGATCGTCACGCCGCCCTGGCCGAGCAGATCGCGCAGCGCGCCGGTCGCCGCTTGAGCCTTGTCCAATTCATCCTGGCAGGATGCCTTCATCTCCGGCGCATCGATACCGCGCAGGCGAACGCGCGCAACGAGAACGCGTCCGTCGCGCTGGTGCACGCGAGCGAGAAAGGTATCGCCGTCGATCGTGCGAATGACGTCGACCGGCTGACGGAGGTCCGGATTGGCCTGCTGCAAAATGATCTGGGCATCTCGCGATTGACCGTCGATTGCATGCGGGAAGGGCCAGTTCATCCCGTGCCGGAACGTAAGCACGACGGCCACCACGATTGCGACCACGAACATCCACGGCAACAGCCCCGAGAAGTGACGGCCGAACGGCGAACCACTGTATGAGGGCCGGTATGAATGGCTGGGATCGAAACGCGGCATCCGCGCACGCTAGGGCTGAGTCGGGCGATCCGGCAAGATCGCCTCAAAAGCCAGCCTCAAAAGTCCGACGCGATGCCCTTACGCTCCCAATCGCCATAGCGGGTGGGCTCAGGTCCCTTCGGCCCCTGCAATTCCTTCGGCGCCGCCGCGTCGTGGGCGGCAGCAGCCTGCCGGCGCGCCTCGGCCTCGGCCAGCGCGCGCTGGGCGGCCGGAGGGAGCGGCTTGCGATCGGGAACGGGGGGCTGGTCACTCATCTCGGTGGTTCCTAGCGCAGGATCACGGGGTGCGCGACGTCCAATAACGCATTGCTGAGATGGTCATGGCAGGCTGTAAACGCGAGAGGCCATTCTTACATTTGGCATATTCGCGTGCCAGAGATAGCTCTCTCGAGGCATGCGCCCATTGCGGCGGAACTGCCGCTCGCTCAGAACCTTGCGTCCGCATGCCATCTCAACGTTTCGCTCCTCCGTCCGAAGTGCCCGGTCTCGCGGCGCGGCGGATTGCCGCCGACATCGTCGACGGCGTGCTGCACAAGCACCGCACCCTTGACGATCAGCTCGACGGCAGCGGTGCCCATCCCGGATTGAAGACGCTCGCCGACCGCGACCGCGCGCTGATGCGCCGCCTG
Protein-coding regions in this window:
- a CDS encoding L,D-transpeptidase — protein: MSVRIAVALAATIGAGVLMSTAAQARPEMVGAHLADYSPGTIVVKTNERRLYLILDNGHAVRYPVGVGKSGKQWAGTTRIDGKYLNPAWSPPAEVKRDKPSIPDVIPGGSPRNPMGVAAMTLAGGEYAIHGTNVPGSVGGFVSYGCIRMLNDDITDLYSRVSVGTTVVVTR
- a CDS encoding thermonuclease family protein; its protein translation is MPRFDPSHSYRPSYSGSPFGRHFSGLLPWMFVVAIVVAVVLTFRHGMNWPFPHAIDGQSRDAQIILQQANPDLRQPVDVIRTIDGDTFLARVHQRDGRVLVARVRLRGIDAPEMKASCQDELDKAQAATGALRDLLGQGGVTITNLGPDKYGRVLANVATRRTADVSAALLAGGYARSYNGGHRDGWCARGWRFW
- a CDS encoding DUF1674 domain-containing protein; its protein translation is MSDQPPVPDRKPLPPAAQRALAEAEARRQAAAAHDAAAPKELQGPKGPEPTRYGDWERKGIASDF